The segment AGCTAATTTATGTGGTTAAATAAATTAGCTTAATTAGCTTCAGGTTGATTAATGACTGTTTTGGCAGCAATTtgccagaaaataaaacatttcgAAAGTTGTTGTTCTGTTATTAAAACTGTCTGAGACACCAGTGAAGTTTGTTATTTGAAAATTGCGTCTAAATCCACGCGTGTAGCCCGTAAACCGCGTTAAACTACGCTACTTCGCTTACCTGTCACTTGAGCCGCTTCCTAGTCGATCCCAGATAACTCGATGAGAGAGCGCTCGCTCGATCGATTTGGCGGCGCGGTATTAAACCTCCTGCGCAACCTTCCCCCTTCCTTTTAGCTGAACGTGTCAGCCATGGCCCCGCCGGTGAGTAGACACACGGTCGAATAAACCTCCTCACACGGTGTATTTCAGCTTCTCTTCCACATCCGCACGATTCGGTTCCATCTACCGTCACTACTGTTCGTGTCGGTGGCGGGTGGAACGCGTAGTTTCGCCTTGTTTACTCTGTCGACGAGCACCACGTTGGGGCTAGCTCCCCgtgctaacgctagctagctGCGGTTAGCCGTGTGCTGCACGTCGCAAAGTGTTATGGGGGATTAAACGGGCAGATGCACAGTTAGGAGTTCACTTATTAGTATTAAAGTTGTTATACGAACAAAGTTAACTTGTCGATTTGAAGTCACGTGTGATGTGATGGTCGTTTTGAGTGAGTTTTAATAACCAACATGCAGGTTAGTAAAACCAGTCGTACCAGAAAAGACAGGTGGTCAAGAAACAGGGTGGAAAGAGGAAGTCTATCTATACAtatatctctctatctctttatCTATCGATCCAATGCATTACTGATGTTtgcacatatttatatttttcctaTAACTCTTAAAGCACGGTATTTGTAGCAGAAggcaaagtaaaaatgtcattgTACAGGACTCtatatatgacaaataaaaccttTTGAACCATCTGTATATCTATATGTCTATACATATATCTTTCAATCTCTATCTATTTGtctatctatccctctatcTGTATCTCTACCTCTCTGTCTATTTATCGCTATCTGTGTATCTATAtctctttatctgtctgtctatccatctgtcAATCTGCACAGTGTCATTAGTGAAAATACACATGAAGATTCACAGTTATGAGCTCTCTACGTTATTTGCAAATTAATTTAACGTGTTCTGTTGAAGTCACATGATGTGATGGTCGTTTCTGTGAGTTTTAACCACTTTGCATTTTTCCCTCGCTCCAGAAAAGACAGGTGGTCAAGAAACAGggtggaaagaggaagaagcagatCCTGAAGTTCACCCTGGACTGCACTCACCCTGTGGAAGATGGCATCATGGACGCTGCCAACTTTGTGAGTATAGCAGTTCAGACATAACAGGAGAGTCATAAAAGTAAGAGGCCACTTTCCCATTCACCTGAATGTGGTAGTGGTCTCAGACTTGAAGGCCCCACAGAGAGTGACAGCTTGTTGATCAGTAAACAGCAGCTGTCAGACACAAGCCCAGTGTTTAACAATGCTGTCACATCAGTGGGATCCTTCCTGAGTCACTGGAGGTGATGTCCAGTCAGTTCATCACGATCAAACTATAATCCAGTGTAGTTTATATGGCAACTAACAAGATGTCAACTAAAACAACCCTTATAAACATAAGTCTTTAAATCCGTCACTGTACAAATTCTATAAATGGATATGAATATCAACTATTGTAGTATATATGGATATCAATCTTCTGActttattctgaataagacattaccCTGATTTATGGTAACATGAGTTGCTCTTAGAATATTCccttcatatttctgtttacaTGTCACAGAGTATAGTCTGAGTTCTCAAGCCAACATTACCTCTAACTACTTGCTCACATTCAAACCCAGGGCAAGCAGTTGGTACCAGCTGCATTTCAATGTTGCATATTGCTGTGAAAACTGAATACACAACTTGGGCCCGTCAAGCTGGGTTAGGACAAAAAAGGTTAAATGATGTTTGGGCTCAGCTTTGTTCACGTTTGCTGGGCTAACTACTTGTTTTACATAGCACGCGTTTTTAATCAGGCTGTGATGCGACATGatgggattatcatgcaaataaAGGGTTGCTAGTATGCTAACTCTAGCACGCTCACGatccttttttttaaggttgttgtgaaaaaagtgaccataatacattggaatgatattaaactaagatttTTTTGGAgtattaatggagaaaatactacatttgtggatCTCTCTCCCAacttgccggtgattcgcaaggcattctgggtacccctccatttgaagtgagggtctgaaaaaaATCTCCATTTGGAGGTGTATAAGGCCCCACCCCTTAGCCCTAGCCCTCCGTACTAACAGGTATTGGAACAACCTACAacctacccctacacgtgaacgtgcaaaacgaaggggtagggccaaggggtgaaatgggattgggcctaaaaGAATGCCACACTGACCTCCAGTCATGAACGTCCCGCGGCTGTCAGAAGGGACAAATCGGGTCTAAAATCAGCCtgattatcctctagtgtgcagcagcctttaaTCTGAGTATGATCTTATTCCGTTTAAGGTAGACTGAATACGCTGTTATGTGGCAGTTTCTACTGTCAGTGTGtgacttgttgttttctctgcaaCTACAGGAGCAGTACCTGCAGGAGCGCATCAAGGTGAACGGCAAAGCTGGAAACCTTGGAGGTGGAGTGGTTTCCATCGAGAGGAGCAAGAGCAAAATTGCTGTGAACTCTGAAGTTCCCTTCTCTAAGAGGTACAAAATAAGCTGCAACTCATAGCTGTCAGTTAGTTATGTTTCATCAGTTGAAGTagtactttatttttttttaactaatcAGTCACGTTTGAAATTCTAGAAATTCTCAACCACTGTTCTGTGCAATGCTCGCTACTGGGACACAAACATGCTTGGGTGTAAAAAGTGCAGTTTTGTATATAAGAGAGGAGAAGGCAAAGCTTCACTGAAAAAATGGAAGTATTTTAAGTAATTTAAAAAGTCCCTTTTGTTTAATATTATTGACGTATCCACAACAGTtaagtaaaagacaaaaataaaaaggcaccAAACAAAGACGGCTTAaattttttattacaaataataGTGATGCTGCCCAAAATGTCAGCTGAGTACACAAACCCTCCGAGACTTCACATGTGGCTGTGAAATATTTGTGGTTTGTTACGTAATGGAAAAAGCTGTGTTCGGCTTTTTTCTCACTCCACATAGCACAGATACACAAGTTGGGAACACCACCACCAGAGGGTGACGCTACCATTTTGATTCTTACATGGACCACTTCATATTTACCAGTAGGATGTTGGTACTCGGGTATCTACTAGTAATGcatataataaactttatttgtataaatcTTTACTTACAAAAATTATAACTGCCTAACAAAGAATAAATGGAGTTTAAAGGACAGAAATTAAATCAAGAGATTGTCAGTCGACAACAGTGGGGAATAAAATGAGgttacacacaaaataaaacacagcttttgtcaaacatttatcaaagctgtgctatttaaaaaaataaattaagtttaagaAGATATTTTAACGGTGTCTGCCATtttaataatctgaattttatAGTTTACAAAGCtataaatgtgataaaatatTACGTAATTGATCTTGATACATTTAGCTAAGTTTTAAACATTCCATCAGGAGTTAAAATTTGTTTTGGCAGCATGCACAGTTTGTCATTTCTCCATTTGTTGTAGTTCTTCTCAGTGAATCAGATATTGGTACCtttttaataaaactacaaacaagatgttttttgtaGTATTTGGTTTGTTGATGTGGGTAGTATAAATCGAAAACTATACGATCAAGAGGACCAGCTTGAAACTGATGGCCTACAAAAACCCTGGTCAGAGTTTATCATTGTACACTCAGTCtctgtagtttgagagataactTTGTGTTTCTAGGGTGTTTCTGTACtcggctacttcaccttatcttcaattattgtgtcaaatatttaaaaacaaaatcctgacTTTAGTGCATCTGAGGTAAAAATTAGCCGATTCCCAATTGAATAGATTGTGAAAATGTATTGTATATTAAACATTATTATACCCCTCTGTTAATTTGTATACCCCTCTGTTCTCTTTCAGGTACTTGAAATATCTGACCAAGAAGTATCTGAAAAAGAACAACCTCAGGGACTGGTTGAGAGTCGTGGCCAACACCAAGGAGAGCTACGAGCTGCGCTACTTCCAGATCAaccaggatgaagaggaggaggaagaggaagattaAACCTAAGACCACTTTTAATAAAAGTTCAAAATAAGGTGGAAAAAGTGTCTCCTcctattttt is part of the Hippoglossus hippoglossus isolate fHipHip1 chromosome 5, fHipHip1.pri, whole genome shotgun sequence genome and harbors:
- the rpl22 gene encoding 60S ribosomal protein L22, with protein sequence MAPPKRQVVKKQGGKRKKQILKFTLDCTHPVEDGIMDAANFEQYLQERIKVNGKAGNLGGGVVSIERSKSKIAVNSEVPFSKRYLKYLTKKYLKKNNLRDWLRVVANTKESYELRYFQINQDEEEEEEED